The Dunckerocampus dactyliophorus isolate RoL2022-P2 chromosome 1, RoL_Ddac_1.1, whole genome shotgun sequence genome has a segment encoding these proteins:
- the LOC129184711 gene encoding protein Shroom2-like isoform X3, with protein sequence MNSMEKLERPAHPFPADCSSQTKYTSITEPLSNTQSRRDAFSCFSGGSSPPFLDPSLLGRKGTSIENIFFKGFAGEGSVAAERPKYLQALHLEGSWLDEQNSSRMSSDLRPSAGPLWQVPEKKSQSPPPPLPMHSDSFAAKKVFPYSEGSERHRKTYDRLGQKLTESNKSLPEKNSESRRSFTPLSDKELLHPSRAGDHNQPRSKKHFSLSSTDVRLSHYTNIPVHQRQYSDDSPFYTQTRVVPPTNIQSVGSYYRSLQDLPMKTYMATTNTKRENRELNRYSGLVNKSTNHHMPYKENKEHIGPLRNVLLDHQISEHSHCHGPQDAAKRSERHTIFPFHLNNKHFSLSRLHDPWVPQEDHRISSLRTPFLHSLAQESRIHPTVTPKSTVSPQSVYDSMAPSCEKVSRRSDRYATTLRNEVKQKRVELQKSRSAATLSCNVDDADLAEWKSAETSTSCSVSSSNTYKDNLKEAQARVLKATSFQRRDLEPFGADAPVLKTTNGRVRGRKRFPLAKRTHSFSEPDKIDRLGMDREHQVASFDQMELFEAKPSFSKPVKPVSKSSTDLNPSGGNTIETKDRTPSEVAEVTHLSREASSLNPPWEEVQQDQQRLGTFAEYQASWSKQKRTSEAKIQGRYYSAENILDSEAEEKAVCFHERSRSSPSADFHTQNSPSLMRNPQAKQSNDRKETPVPGTTDHLTGQDAVRPADVAVSSGPHSLSPVLDSQHAVQPPQANAVSPSHPHLGPETTSSSQDFLSESLEDPAMLQPSFGLETQQYASIKRPTPAECPHFCRMPGSDRNDEEPEKIKEQSASITSAVNQARSPSPQLSPLRLTDKRPAVSAEEDSTLRSENDFKLPEAAMDGNESITECSDQEKIVPPSDMWWSPSSNISDVISPHGEASPSSRFVCSHQPTVDRGPGSVKGNSLELGLMGGEAKREQLVRDIMGKNKSLVDILDHSGRKTTMDLMEGIFPSEERILEGAQQRRKTSNGSRLPIISRREEDDLTATGSLVPSSSYYNTSAPKAELLIKMKDMKEQFEEQESEDELDVDLASKKHELISSLAKKLEVLREARQSLQEDIEDNDALGFEVETTVQRVCLPNQLDKFRMFVGDLDKVVSLLLSLSGRLARVENALNSLEDDTPPEEKRTLTEKRKLLIQQHEDAKELKENLDRRECLVSAIMEAHLDTEHLDDYHHFVKMKSALIIEQRKLEDKIKLGEEQLKCLLDSLPLEQRPWL encoded by the exons ATGAACAGCATGGAGAAACTTGAGCGTCCTGCTCATCCCTTCCCAGCAGATTGTTCTTCCCAGACTAAATACACCAGCATCACTGAGCCTCTCAGTAATACACAAAGCAGAAGAGACGCATTCAGCTGCTTCTCCGGTGGCTCAAGCCCTCCGTTTCTAGATCCAAGCTTGCTGGGCAGGAAGGGAACAAgcattgaaaacatttttttcaagggaTTTGCCGGTGAAGGGTCTGTTGCAGCGGAGCGCCCCAAATACTTGCAGGCTCTTCACCTCGAGGGGTCATGGTTAGACGAGCAGAACTCATCTCGGATGTCAAGTGATCTGAGGCCCAGCGCTGGCCCACTGTGGCAGGTACCAGAGAAGAAATCCCAGTCTCCACCTCCACCTCTCCCAATGCACAGTGACAGTTTTGCTGCCAAAAAGGTGTTCCCATACTCTGAGGGGTCTGAGAGACATCGAAAGACTTACGACAGGTTAGGTCAAAAGCTAACTGAGAGTAACAAATCCCTCCCGGAAAAAAATTCAGAATCTAGACGTAGCTTCACCCCACTGTCTGACAAGGAGTTACTCCATCCCAGCAGAGCAGGTGACCACAACCAACCACGCTCAAAGAAACATTTCTCCTTGTCCAGCACTGATGTCAGACTGTCTCATTACACCAACATACCTGTCCACCAGAGGCAATACAGTGACGATAGTCCTTTCTACACCCAGACACGCGTAGTTCCTCCCACCAATATTCAGAGTGTTGGAAGTTACTATCGCAGTCTTCAGGATCTGCCGATGAAGACTTACATGGccaccacaaacacaaaaagagaaaatagaGAACTCAACAGATACTCAGGCCTGGTCAACAAAAGTACAAACCATCATATGCCATACAAGGAAAATAAGGAACACATTGGCCCTCTGAGAAACGTTCTCCTTGACCATCAAATTTCTGAACACTCTCACTGCCATGGCCCTCAGGATGCCGCAAAGAGAAGTGAAAGACACACAATTTTCCCATTTCATCTAAATAATAAGCATTTCAGCCTTTCAAGACTCCATGACCCCTGGGTGCCTCAAGAAGACCACAGAATATCCTCCTTGAGGACCCCGTTTCTACACTCCCTGGCACAGGAGAGTAGAATTCATCCAACAGTTACGCCCAAGAGCACTGTGTCACCACAGAGTGTCTACGATTCCATGGCCCCCAGCTGTGAGAAAGTCAGTCGGCGCAGTGATCGCTATGCCACCACACTACGGAATGAAGTGAAGCAGAAGCGAGTTGAGCTGCAAAAAAGCCGTAGTGCTGCAACACTGAGTTGCAATGTCGATGATGCGGACCTGGCAGAGTGGAAATCTGCAGAGACCTCTACATCATGTAGTGTCTCCTCCTCAAACACATACAAAGACAATCTGAAAGAGGCGCAGGCCAGGGTCCTCAAGGCAACCTCCTTCCAGAGACGTGATCTAGAGCCCTTTGGAGCAGACGCACCAGTCCTTAAAACCACCAATGGACGTGTTAGAGGGCGTAAGCGCTTCCCTTTGGCCAAGCGAACACATTCCTTCTCAGAACCAGACAAGATAGACAGGCTCGGGATGGACAGAGAGCATCAGGTTGCATCATTTGACCAAATGGAATTGTTTGAGGCCAAGCCTTCATTTTCTAAGCCGGTTAAGCCAGTGTCTAAATCCAGTACAGATTTGAACCCAAGTGGAGGTAACACAATAGAAACAAAGGACAGAACCCCTTCAGAAGTAGCTGAGGTGACTCATCTCTCTAGAGAAGCTAGCTCCCTCAACCCCCCATGGGAGGAGGTCCAACAGGACCAACAGAGGCTTGGAACATTTGCTGAGTACCAAGCCTCATGGAGCAAACAGAAGAGGACATCTGAGGCCAAGATCCAAGGCAGGTATTACTCAGCAGAGAACATCTTAGATAGCGAAGCTGAGGAAAAGGCTGTGTGCTTCCATGAGAGATCTAGATCTTCTCCCTCTGCCGACTTCCATACACAG aaCAGTCCATCCCTGATGAGAAATCCTCAAGCCAAGCAGAGCAATGACAG AAAAGAGACCCCAGTTCCAGGCACCACTGACCACCTGACTGGCCAAGATGCTGTCCGCCCTGCCGATGTTGCGGTCTCATCTGGCCCTCATAGCCTGAGCCCTGTCCTTGACTCCCAGCACGCAGTCCAACCCCCACAAGCCAATGCCGTGTCACCATCCCATCCCCATTTAGGCCCTGAAACAACTTCCTCATCTCAGGATTTCCTCTCAGAGTCCCTTGAAGACCCAGCGATGCTCCAGCCCTCATTTGGCTTGGAGACCCAGCAGTACGCCTCTATCAAGAGGCCCACCCCTGCTGAATGTCCTCACTTCTGCAGGATGCCTGGATCTGACAGGAATGATGAAGAACCAGAGAAAATAAAGGAGCAGTCTGCATCTATCACCTCTGCGGTTAATCAAGCTCGCTCTCCTTCGCCACAACTTTCCCCCTTGAGGCTGACAGACAAACGGCCGGCTGTGTCTGCGGAGGAGGACTCAACTCTAAG GTCTGAAAATGACTTCAAGCTCCCTGAAGCTGCGATGGATGGAAATGAAAGTATCACTGAGTGCTCAGACCAAGAGAAAATAGTCCCCCCGTCAGATATGTGGTGGTCTCCTAGCAGCAACATCTCTGATGTCATCTCTCCGCATGGCGAGGCCTCACCCTCCTCACGATTTGTCTGCAGTCACCAGCCCACGGTGGACAGGGGACCTGGATCAGTCAAAGGCAACAGCCTTGAGTTAGGCCTAATGGGGGGAGAGGCCAAGAGAGAGCAACTAGTGAGGGACATTATGGGCAAAAATAAATCTCTGGTGGACATCTTAGATCACAGTGGAAGGAAGACCACCATGGATTTGATGGAAGGAATATTTCCCTCGGAGGAGCGGATCCTTGAGGGGGCCCAGCAGCGCAGAAAGACTTCCAACGGCTCCAGGCTACCTATCATAAGCAG GAGGGAGGAGGACGACCTCACTGCAACAGGTTCCCTGGTTCCCAGCTCCTCCTACTACAACACGTCAGCTCCAAAGGCTGAGCTCCTCATCAAGATGAAGGACATGAAGGAACAATTTGAGGAGCAGGAGTCTGAAGATGAGCTGGATGTGGACCTGGCCAGTAAAAAG CACGAGCTGATTTCCAGCCTGGCGAAGAAGCTAGAGGTGCTTCGAGAAGCACGCCAAAGCCTACAGGAGGACATAGAGGACAATGATGCTTTGGGCTTTGAGGTGGAGACCACTGTGCAGCGTGTCTGCTTGCCCAACCAGCTCGACAAGTTCCGGATGTTTGTTGGTGACCTGGACAAGGTCGTGAGCCTGCTGCTGTCGCTGTCGGGTCGTCTTGCCCGGGTGGAGAATGCCCTCAACAGCCTGGAAGATGATACACCCCCGGAGGAGAAG CGCACACTAACTGAGAAGCGCAAACTGCTAATACAACAGCATGAGGACGCCAAAGAACTGAAGGAGAACCTAGATCGCCGGGAGTGTCTGGTTTCCGCTATCATGGAGGCCCACTTGGACACAGAGCACCTGGATGACTATCACCATTTTGTGAAGATGAAATCTGCCCTCATCATCGAGCAGCGTAAACTGGAGGACAAGATCAAGCTGGGGGAGGAGCAGCTCAAGTGCCTGTTGGACAGTCTGCCACTGGAGCAGAGGCCATGGCTCTGA